Proteins encoded together in one Variovorax paradoxus window:
- a CDS encoding phospholipase D-like domain-containing protein has translation MSALPELLAQLDATMADERLSDDERRVLVHTLREASPPEDGLRQLRNRAFDLVRSRTADPEQLSLLKWLEGVVRAIDTGRSPDAVNVHSQAFFSPGTACLQAINQQLKAAKRSIDLCVFTLSDDRITAEVLAAHRRGVAVRFITDNDKEFDRGSDVGQLRAAGIPIAVDRTEAHMHHKFAIFDGARLLNGSYNWTRSACEHNEENVILSNDPSLVRRFADEFDTLWKELQAA, from the coding sequence ATGTCGGCCCTTCCCGAACTACTGGCCCAGCTGGACGCCACCATGGCCGACGAGCGCCTCAGCGATGACGAGCGCCGCGTGCTGGTCCACACCTTGCGCGAAGCTTCACCGCCCGAAGACGGCCTGCGCCAGCTGCGCAATCGCGCGTTCGACCTGGTGCGCTCCCGCACAGCCGACCCGGAGCAGTTGTCCTTGCTCAAGTGGCTCGAAGGCGTGGTCCGCGCGATCGACACCGGCCGCTCGCCTGATGCCGTCAACGTGCACTCGCAAGCCTTCTTCAGCCCGGGTACCGCTTGCCTTCAGGCGATCAACCAGCAACTGAAGGCTGCCAAGCGCTCCATCGACCTATGCGTGTTCACGCTGTCGGACGACCGCATTACCGCCGAGGTGCTGGCCGCACACCGACGCGGCGTGGCAGTGCGCTTCATTACCGACAACGACAAGGAGTTCGACCGCGGCAGCGACGTAGGGCAATTGCGCGCGGCGGGCATTCCGATTGCGGTGGACCGCACCGAGGCGCATATGCACCACAAGTTCGCCATTTTCGACGGCGCGCGGTTGCTGAACGGCAGCTACAACTGGACGCGCAGCGCCTGCGAGCACAACGAAGAGAACGTGATTTTGAGCAACGACCCCTCGCTCGTGCGCCGCTTTGCGGACGAATTCGACACCTTGTGGAAAGAACTGCAGGCCGCCTGA
- a CDS encoding DNA repair ATPase — MQPTDESGAPAGAQVPSDQTEALVSGSGSYDLLKKRLETQGEGLLKKTQALNERRLAEFGRSEQALVLRTRARTENNAVARDIVRIGDLLLFGYNVFIGLRKETAVSDVFGLYRLAVPGEAATENDELQPVPLAGTFLEDTRFVSDFRELYAYYKQATMLQLRVTQDKLLASFQIGQQLGDVRVFRWAIERNGGIHYIDNRGERDIALPASHDFEWTVATREDHVGGKHPHVNVLDTVFVETLGGDLTVKIENNTETGLGIYSEPVEDKSQSLTDAEISWAKLGMLILLRVKPYREQVTRYLVFNIRTQQVERIDAIGGSCVQLPEDHGIIFPGGYYLQSGEYKRFDLPGEVVESLRFKRMLRSPNGEDVAYVFYDPKPGRYALFNYNLIDKKLATPIIANGYARFADGRILVFNGDAGEPTRVHPMQLWQTPFASEEHVSAQPPATGFFGKIGNAELVRGVSDLMGIARAVREQAPTRAAYEDLIRQCTRVSDAYFWLDASEAAGLMAELRSIADVARSTLAEFEKVDTIRRETARALARAEDEQHALLVDIASTLWRAPDDFVKALGRLRERRGALQMLKELRYADLPRIAAMDAALEIEQQRIGERAMQFLAADTAFNGQRQALDKLALDLPNLATSPALGQMLATLDEQAAGLDLLTEQLGSLPGGDAVVRTSILDRISLIYADINRMRADARARRKSLGATEARAEFGAQFKLFSQAVENALEFADTPEKCDDALTRLLAQLEEIEGRFAEQEDFLADIAEKRETVYEALSARRQSLVEARQRRAQGVVDAAGRILDGIPRRIAQFGDLKQVHSYFAADPMIGKLHTLIADLRTLGAAVPADELDTRLKTARDQALRSIRDKRELVSEGGDTLRLGRHAFTVHRQPVDLTLVARESGMAYQVTGTDYLSPVDEPRLLPLQRYWNQSLVSETTELSRAEYLAGRLLESLLDGKAERTWGEVVTLLTEDPLHPQLLEMVRRFAAARYQEGYQKGIHDDDALRLLGALVAMQDQAGLLAWGPTERALALLYWQHGHLIAHRESLLRRARAALQMQALFGRRDALEQLEADTARALNHFARDMLPDLLPLAEEATEEERDAHQGRVSTVCGQAAAYLVRELAGEHGGETWAVSGAGEDLAAALLRELERGGRRDAWQHDLDAAPPAERWRLARDWVRAYAVHQAPQSVDWVDDAAGVLAMPMQRKRVNVALDRTVEGLRGEHPRVAEGRMTLNLNDFWRRFLFHTTHAVPGYEALHSLRHELLEREKARLKLGQFQAKPLSTFVRNQLIDELYLPIIGDNLSKQIGSAGEGSRTDRMGLLLLISPPGYGKTTLMEYVADRLGLIFVRINCPALGHGVTAIDPANAPNSAARQELEKLNLGLAMGSNVMLYLDDIQHTSPEFLQKFIALADGTRRIEGVWNGEPRSYDMRGKRFAIVMAGNPYTESGDVFKIPDMLANRADIYNLGDVLSGREAAFALSYIENSLTSNPTLMPLASRDPKDVQLLVKMAQGHEVPSSALSHAYSAVELEEIKALLQRLFRARDLLLKVNLAYIESAAQQEAYRTAPPFKLQGSYRNMTKLAGKITALMRDDELDALLRDHYRGEAQTLTTGAEENLLKLAQLLGSPTPEESARWAAICEEFVRKKKLGGDDVDGSQRIASSMLDVARAVDALKPKPPAEGPNEGQRLADAMLQIAVTYRELILPLVTATERRLELDRSIKQDMERLAAEVQAARGVVKRSPKPDK; from the coding sequence ATGCAACCCACGGATGAATCGGGGGCGCCGGCCGGCGCCCAGGTGCCGTCTGACCAGACCGAAGCCCTCGTGTCCGGCAGCGGCAGCTACGACCTGCTGAAGAAGCGGCTCGAAACACAGGGCGAAGGCCTGCTGAAGAAGACGCAGGCCCTCAACGAGCGGCGGCTTGCCGAGTTCGGCCGCTCCGAGCAGGCCTTGGTGCTGCGCACCCGCGCGCGCACCGAAAACAACGCCGTGGCGCGCGACATCGTGCGCATCGGCGACCTGCTGCTGTTCGGCTACAACGTGTTCATCGGCCTGCGCAAGGAAACGGCCGTGAGCGACGTGTTCGGGCTGTATCGCCTGGCAGTGCCAGGAGAGGCCGCCACCGAGAACGACGAGCTGCAGCCCGTGCCGCTGGCCGGCACCTTCCTCGAAGACACGCGCTTCGTCTCCGATTTTCGCGAGCTGTACGCCTACTACAAGCAGGCCACGATGCTGCAGCTGCGGGTCACGCAGGACAAGCTGCTCGCGTCCTTCCAGATCGGCCAGCAGCTGGGCGACGTGCGCGTGTTCCGCTGGGCCATCGAGCGCAACGGCGGCATCCACTACATCGACAACCGCGGCGAGCGCGACATTGCGCTGCCCGCAAGCCACGACTTCGAGTGGACCGTTGCCACGCGCGAAGACCATGTGGGCGGCAAGCACCCCCATGTGAACGTGCTCGACACGGTGTTTGTCGAAACGCTGGGCGGCGACCTCACGGTCAAGATCGAGAACAATACCGAAACCGGCCTCGGCATCTACAGCGAGCCGGTGGAAGACAAGAGCCAGTCGCTCACCGACGCCGAGATTTCGTGGGCCAAGCTCGGCATGCTGATCCTGCTGCGCGTAAAGCCCTACCGCGAGCAGGTCACGCGCTACCTGGTCTTCAACATCCGCACGCAGCAGGTCGAGCGCATCGACGCCATCGGTGGCTCGTGCGTGCAGCTGCCTGAAGACCACGGCATCATCTTTCCGGGCGGCTACTACCTGCAGTCGGGCGAGTACAAGCGCTTCGACCTGCCGGGCGAGGTGGTCGAAAGCCTGCGCTTCAAGCGCATGCTGCGCTCGCCCAACGGGGAAGACGTGGCCTATGTCTTCTACGACCCGAAGCCGGGGCGCTACGCGCTCTTCAACTACAACCTGATCGACAAGAAGCTCGCCACGCCGATCATCGCCAACGGCTATGCGCGCTTTGCCGACGGCCGCATCCTCGTGTTCAACGGCGACGCCGGCGAGCCGACGCGCGTGCACCCGATGCAGCTGTGGCAGACGCCGTTCGCCAGCGAAGAGCATGTGAGCGCGCAGCCGCCCGCCACCGGCTTCTTCGGCAAGATCGGCAATGCCGAGCTGGTGCGGGGCGTGAGCGACCTGATGGGCATTGCCCGCGCGGTGCGCGAGCAGGCGCCTACGCGCGCTGCTTACGAAGACCTGATTCGCCAGTGCACCCGCGTGAGCGACGCCTACTTCTGGCTGGACGCATCCGAGGCTGCCGGCCTGATGGCCGAGCTGCGCAGCATTGCCGACGTGGCGCGCAGCACGCTGGCCGAGTTCGAGAAGGTCGACACCATCCGCCGCGAAACCGCGCGTGCACTGGCCCGTGCCGAAGACGAGCAGCACGCGTTGCTGGTCGACATTGCCAGCACGCTCTGGCGCGCGCCCGACGATTTCGTGAAGGCCTTGGGCCGCCTGCGCGAACGGCGCGGCGCGCTGCAGATGCTCAAGGAGCTGCGCTATGCCGACCTGCCGCGCATCGCCGCCATGGACGCGGCGCTCGAGATCGAGCAGCAGCGCATCGGCGAACGCGCCATGCAGTTCCTGGCGGCCGACACGGCCTTCAACGGCCAGCGCCAGGCGCTGGACAAGCTTGCGCTCGATTTGCCGAACCTGGCCACTTCGCCCGCGCTCGGGCAGATGCTCGCCACGCTTGACGAACAGGCGGCCGGGCTCGATCTGCTGACAGAACAGCTCGGCAGCCTGCCGGGCGGCGATGCGGTTGTCCGCACGTCGATTCTCGACCGCATCTCGCTCATCTACGCCGACATCAACCGCATGCGCGCCGATGCGCGCGCACGGCGCAAGTCGCTGGGCGCCACCGAGGCCCGCGCGGAGTTCGGTGCGCAGTTCAAGCTCTTCAGCCAGGCGGTTGAAAACGCACTGGAGTTTGCCGACACGCCCGAGAAGTGCGACGACGCGCTCACGCGCCTTTTGGCCCAGCTCGAAGAAATCGAAGGCCGCTTTGCCGAGCAGGAAGACTTTTTGGCCGACATCGCCGAGAAGCGCGAGACCGTGTACGAAGCGCTTTCCGCGCGCCGCCAGAGCCTGGTGGAAGCCCGCCAGCGCCGCGCGCAGGGCGTGGTCGACGCGGCGGGCCGCATCCTCGACGGTATTCCACGCCGCATTGCGCAGTTCGGCGATCTGAAGCAGGTTCACAGCTACTTTGCGGCCGATCCGATGATCGGCAAGCTGCACACGCTGATTGCCGACCTGCGCACGCTGGGCGCCGCCGTGCCGGCCGACGAACTGGACACGCGCCTGAAGACGGCGCGCGACCAGGCCCTGCGCTCGATCCGCGACAAGCGCGAACTGGTGAGCGAAGGCGGAGACACCCTGCGCCTGGGCCGCCATGCCTTTACCGTGCACCGCCAGCCCGTCGACCTGACCTTGGTGGCCCGCGAGAGCGGCATGGCCTACCAGGTTACCGGCACCGACTACCTGAGCCCTGTGGACGAGCCGCGGCTGCTGCCGCTGCAGCGCTACTGGAACCAGTCGCTGGTGTCGGAAACCACCGAACTGTCGCGTGCCGAATACCTGGCCGGGCGCCTGCTCGAGTCGCTGCTCGATGGCAAGGCCGAGCGCACCTGGGGCGAGGTGGTCACGCTCCTCACCGAAGACCCTTTGCATCCGCAGCTGCTCGAAATGGTGCGCCGCTTTGCAGCCGCGCGCTACCAGGAGGGCTACCAGAAGGGGATTCACGATGACGACGCGCTGCGCCTGCTGGGTGCGCTCGTTGCCATGCAAGATCAGGCCGGCCTGCTGGCGTGGGGCCCGACCGAACGCGCGCTGGCGCTGCTCTATTGGCAGCACGGCCACTTGATCGCGCACCGCGAATCGCTGCTGCGGCGTGCGCGCGCCGCGTTGCAGATGCAGGCCCTGTTCGGCCGGCGCGATGCGCTGGAGCAGCTCGAAGCCGACACGGCGCGCGCGCTGAACCACTTTGCGCGCGACATGCTGCCCGACCTTTTGCCTTTGGCCGAAGAGGCAACCGAAGAAGAGCGGGACGCCCACCAGGGCCGCGTGTCCACCGTGTGCGGCCAGGCGGCTGCCTACCTGGTGCGCGAACTGGCCGGCGAGCACGGCGGCGAAACCTGGGCCGTTTCGGGAGCGGGCGAAGACCTGGCCGCCGCGCTGCTTCGCGAACTCGAAAGGGGTGGCCGGCGCGATGCGTGGCAGCACGATCTCGACGCCGCACCGCCGGCGGAGCGCTGGCGCCTGGCGCGCGACTGGGTGCGTGCCTATGCGGTTCATCAGGCGCCGCAGTCTGTCGACTGGGTAGACGACGCGGCCGGCGTGCTGGCCATGCCGATGCAGCGCAAGCGGGTGAACGTGGCGCTCGACCGCACGGTCGAAGGGCTGCGCGGCGAGCATCCACGCGTGGCCGAAGGCCGCATGACGCTGAACCTGAACGACTTCTGGCGCCGCTTCCTGTTTCACACCACGCATGCAGTGCCGGGCTACGAAGCGCTGCACAGCCTGCGCCACGAGTTGCTCGAACGCGAGAAGGCCCGGCTCAAGCTGGGCCAGTTCCAGGCCAAGCCGCTCTCGACCTTCGTGCGCAACCAGCTGATCGACGAGCTGTACCTGCCCATCATCGGCGACAACCTTTCCAAGCAGATCGGCTCGGCGGGCGAGGGCAGCCGCACCGATCGCATGGGTTTGCTGCTGCTGATTTCGCCGCCCGGCTACGGCAAGACCACGCTGATGGAATACGTTGCGGACCGGCTCGGCCTGATCTTCGTGCGCATCAACTGCCCGGCTCTGGGCCACGGCGTCACGGCCATCGACCCGGCCAACGCGCCCAACAGCGCCGCGAGGCAAGAGCTCGAGAAGCTCAACCTCGGCCTTGCGATGGGCAGCAACGTGATGCTGTACCTGGACGACATTCAGCACACGAGCCCGGAGTTTCTGCAGAAGTTCATTGCGCTGGCCGACGGCACGCGCCGCATTGAAGGCGTGTGGAACGGCGAACCGCGCAGCTACGACATGCGCGGCAAGCGCTTCGCCATCGTGATGGCTGGCAACCCGTACACCGAGTCGGGCGACGTGTTCAAGATTCCGGACATGCTGGCCAACCGGGCGGACATCTACAACCTGGGCGACGTGCTCTCAGGCCGCGAGGCGGCCTTTGCGCTTTCGTACATCGAGAACAGCCTGACCTCCAACCCCACGCTGATGCCGCTGGCCTCGCGCGACCCCAAGGACGTGCAGCTGCTGGTGAAGATGGCGCAGGGACACGAGGTGCCGAGCAGCGCGCTTTCGCACGCGTACAGCGCGGTCGAGCTGGAAGAGATCAAGGCGTTGCTGCAGCGTCTGTTCCGTGCGCGCGACCTGCTGCTGAAGGTCAACCTCGCCTACATCGAATCGGCCGCGCAGCAGGAGGCCTACCGCACCGCGCCGCCGTTCAAGCTGCAGGGCAGCTACCGCAACATGACCAAGCTCGCGGGCAAGATCACCGCGCTGATGCGCGACGACGAGCTCGACGCACTGTTGCGTGACCATTACCGCGGCGAGGCGCAGACCTTGACCACCGGCGCGGAAGAAAACCTCTTGAAGCTTGCGCAGCTTCTGGGCAGCCCCACGCCGGAAGAAAGCGCGCGCTGGGCGGCCATCTGCGAAGAGTTCGTGCGAAAGAAAAAGCTCGGCGGCGACGACGTCGACGGCAGCCAGCGCATTGCAAGCAGCATGCTCGACGTGGCGCGCGCTGTCGATGCACTCAAGCCCAAGCCGCCCGCCGAAGGCCCGAACGAAGGTCAGCGGCTGGCCGACGCCATGCTGCAGATTGCGGTGACTTATCGCGAACTGATCCTGCCGTTGGTAACCGCCACTGAACGTCGGCTCGAACTCGACCGTTCAATCAAGCAGGACATGGAGCGGCTCGCGGCTGAAGTGCAGGCTGCACGCGGCGTGGTCAAGCGCTCTCCCAAGCCGGACAAGTAG
- a CDS encoding zf-TFIIB domain-containing protein — MQAVALAEALLAVNCTDCGGMVMSMEDWRAWKAADPSREPHAIDDEVIEVFDAASVRHCPECDRLMQRLRVSAGPDFRIDRCIACQNLWFDQGEWRALVSRGLANRLDELLSDRWQRQLQTEEVREVRLAALRRRYGNDCIDELDRIRAWLDTQPHRDELLALLRAD; from the coding sequence ATGCAAGCTGTTGCGCTGGCCGAAGCGCTGCTGGCCGTGAACTGCACCGATTGCGGCGGCATGGTCATGTCCATGGAAGACTGGCGTGCCTGGAAGGCCGCCGATCCTTCGCGCGAACCCCATGCCATCGACGACGAGGTCATCGAAGTGTTCGATGCCGCCTCGGTGCGGCACTGCCCCGAATGCGACCGGCTCATGCAGCGCCTGCGCGTGAGCGCGGGGCCCGACTTTCGCATCGACCGCTGCATTGCCTGCCAGAACCTCTGGTTCGACCAGGGCGAATGGCGTGCGCTCGTGAGCCGCGGCCTTGCCAACCGGCTCGATGAACTGCTGTCCGACAGATGGCAGCGCCAACTGCAGACCGAAGAGGTGCGCGAGGTGCGGCTTGCCGCGCTGCGCCGCCGCTACGGCAACGACTGCATCGACGAGTTGGACCGCATTCGCGCCTGGCTCGACACCCAGCCCCACCGCGACGAACTGCTCGCATTGCTGCGCGCGGACTGA
- a CDS encoding OB-fold-containig protein, with protein sequence MGNFMDAVTGYPTAIYTVLLGVVVIYWVLAVAGMVDIEHSGIDVDLQTHADGDTSDVGQLASYVVAFGLNGVPFSVAVSLLVLVSWTLSCLGGEWLLPLVPTLPLKLLAGTVLLVASAAIAIPVTAVAIRPLRGLFVSHTAVSNAALVGQACRVVTGVVNEKDGRAEVARRGASLNIRVWAPTPNTLKRGSQALILEYDEVAGRYLIAAHEDIV encoded by the coding sequence ATGGGAAATTTCATGGATGCGGTGACGGGTTACCCCACCGCGATCTACACGGTGCTGCTGGGCGTCGTGGTGATCTATTGGGTGCTTGCGGTGGCCGGCATGGTCGACATCGAGCACAGCGGCATCGACGTCGACCTGCAGACGCATGCCGACGGCGACACCAGCGACGTGGGGCAGCTCGCGAGCTATGTAGTGGCATTCGGCCTGAACGGCGTACCGTTCTCGGTGGCCGTGAGCCTGCTGGTGCTGGTGTCCTGGACGCTGTCTTGCCTTGGCGGGGAGTGGCTGCTGCCGCTGGTGCCTACGCTGCCGCTCAAGCTCCTGGCCGGTACGGTGCTGCTGGTGGCGAGCGCCGCCATTGCCATACCCGTGACGGCCGTGGCCATTCGCCCGCTGCGAGGCTTGTTCGTGAGCCACACGGCCGTGAGCAACGCGGCACTGGTCGGGCAGGCCTGCCGCGTCGTCACCGGGGTGGTGAACGAGAAGGACGGCCGCGCCGAAGTGGCCCGCCGCGGCGCCAGCCTGAACATCCGCGTCTGGGCTCCCACGCCCAACACCCTCAAGCGCGGATCGCAAGCGCTCATTCTTGAATACGACGAGGTGGCCGGGCGCTATCTCATCGCAGCGCACGAAGACATCGTCTGA
- a CDS encoding PspA/IM30 family protein, with protein MTVIKKLVTLLRGSAREIGESVVDSNATRIYEQEIIDAKHSIEKAKGDLTGVMAKEMQSAREIERLKNEVTRYEGLALEALNKTQEGLALDVAAKVGTLEKELEEQAKAHASYALQVSKLKDLIKTAEARIREHEREIGIAKTTESVYRATQSISENIGAGGSRLSNARESLERIRRRHEDLADRMTASQALENELGHSALEKKLAAAGIGSDVDRTGLVMERIRARQAKPAEPGAQ; from the coding sequence ATGACGGTCATCAAGAAACTGGTCACCTTGCTGCGCGGCAGCGCCCGCGAAATCGGCGAGAGCGTGGTCGACAGCAACGCCACGCGAATCTACGAACAGGAAATCATCGATGCCAAGCACAGCATCGAGAAGGCCAAGGGCGATCTCACCGGCGTCATGGCCAAGGAGATGCAGTCCGCCCGCGAGATCGAACGCCTGAAGAACGAGGTCACCCGCTACGAGGGCCTGGCGCTCGAAGCGCTCAACAAGACGCAGGAAGGCCTGGCGCTCGACGTCGCGGCCAAGGTGGGCACGCTCGAGAAAGAGCTCGAGGAGCAGGCCAAGGCGCACGCCTCCTACGCGCTGCAGGTGTCCAAGCTCAAGGACCTGATCAAGACGGCCGAAGCGCGCATTCGCGAGCACGAGCGCGAGATCGGCATTGCCAAGACCACCGAGAGCGTCTACCGCGCCACGCAATCGATCTCCGAGAACATCGGCGCGGGCGGTTCGCGCCTGTCCAATGCGCGCGAATCGCTCGAACGCATCCGCCGGCGCCACGAAGACCTGGCCGATCGGATGACCGCGAGCCAGGCACTCGAAAACGAACTCGGCCACAGCGCGCTCGAAAAGAAGCTGGCAGCCGCGGGCATCGGCAGCGACGTGGACCGCACCGGACTGGTGATGGAGCGCATCCGCGCCCGCCAGGCCAAACCGGCGGAGCCCGGCGCCCAATGA
- a CDS encoding YjfI family protein: MQSLLDQLKGLDVLAGAAMGGLAVQLQPIPGHTPVVQVSIEGREELPIFITSSDMQVICICYLWTEEEVKAERRTELLESLLDLNPSVPLSSFGRVDGRYVLTGALGRNASVEDIAREVAVLSDNALDALDALSEFLN, from the coding sequence ATGCAATCACTGCTCGATCAACTGAAGGGGCTTGACGTTCTGGCCGGTGCTGCAATGGGCGGACTCGCGGTGCAGTTGCAGCCTATTCCGGGTCACACGCCGGTGGTGCAGGTGAGCATCGAGGGCCGGGAAGAGTTGCCGATCTTCATCACCAGTTCAGACATGCAGGTGATCTGCATCTGCTATCTCTGGACCGAAGAAGAAGTGAAGGCCGAGCGCCGTACCGAGTTGCTCGAGTCGCTGCTCGACCTGAACCCCTCGGTGCCGCTGTCGTCCTTCGGCCGCGTCGATGGCCGCTATGTGCTCACCGGCGCCCTCGGCCGCAATGCCAGCGTCGAAGACATCGCGCGCGAAGTGGCGGTGCTCAGCGACAACGCGCTCGATGCGCTGGACGCCCTGTCCGAATTCCTGAACTAA
- a CDS encoding LysR family transcriptional regulator: MASPINPARVDFVTLRLFCAVAQSGSITKGAEACHLALSAASRRLSDFEAATGSKLLERSSQGIALTPAGHVAMQHAMRLFQGFEQFSNELGDYSSGVRGHVRLWANMSALTEFLPATLAEFLGQHPDIRVEVEEQLSGDIVRALVDGLADVGVFAENTPAYGLDVAQFQTDELVVLCARQHPLARTRRTDFKTCLAHEFVGLNRSSSLLELTSRAAEQAGIPMRLRVQVRSFDAMCHMIAANLGIGVVPLAACKAQVSALDLKVVRLKDAWAVRRLLMATKTGETLSPAAQLLVKQLLASST, encoded by the coding sequence ATGGCCAGCCCCATCAATCCCGCGCGTGTCGATTTCGTGACGCTGCGCCTGTTCTGCGCCGTGGCCCAGTCGGGCAGCATCACCAAGGGCGCGGAGGCCTGCCACCTCGCGCTATCGGCAGCCAGCCGGCGGCTTTCGGATTTCGAGGCCGCCACGGGGTCGAAGCTGCTGGAACGCAGTTCGCAAGGCATAGCCCTCACGCCCGCCGGCCATGTGGCCATGCAGCATGCAATGCGGCTCTTCCAGGGCTTCGAGCAGTTCAGCAACGAGCTGGGCGACTATTCGAGCGGCGTGCGCGGCCACGTGCGACTGTGGGCCAATATGTCGGCGCTCACCGAGTTCCTGCCGGCCACGCTGGCAGAGTTTCTAGGCCAGCATCCGGACATCCGCGTCGAAGTGGAAGAACAACTGAGCGGCGATATCGTCCGCGCCCTGGTCGACGGCTTGGCCGACGTGGGCGTGTTCGCCGAGAACACGCCGGCCTACGGGCTCGATGTGGCGCAGTTCCAGACCGATGAATTGGTGGTGCTGTGCGCCCGGCAGCATCCGCTTGCACGCACGCGCAGAACCGACTTCAAGACCTGCCTCGCCCACGAGTTCGTGGGGCTCAACCGCAGCAGCTCGCTGCTCGAGCTGACCTCCCGCGCGGCCGAGCAGGCCGGCATTCCGATGCGGTTGCGCGTGCAGGTGCGCAGCTTCGATGCGATGTGCCACATGATTGCTGCCAACCTTGGAATCGGCGTGGTTCCGCTCGCGGCCTGCAAGGCGCAGGTGAGCGCGCTCGATCTCAAGGTGGTGCGGCTGAAGGACGCCTGGGCCGTTCGGCGGCTGCTGATGGCGACGAAGACGGGCGAGACCTTGTCGCCCGCGGCGCAGTTGCTGGTCAAGCAACTGCTTGCATCGTCCACCTGA
- a CDS encoding LysR family transcriptional regulator, with protein MDTQKAESLWTHLHWLIVLGQQGSYTAAAARLGVSKAAMSQRIAELERAAGVPLVRRTTRSMRLTEAGQQLVDQTREPFEQIAHSFLKAQDHAGEPRGLVRVTAPVALGRQQLLPRLADFLLAHPSIRIEMELSDRLSSLATEGFDLAVRHAASPPDTHVAWRLCETRSVLVASRAYLRRKGTPLAPAMLAEHDCLHYPRGQETNVWSFERRNARARQAERMTVPIAGPLAANNSEALRDAAQAGLGIALLPDFSAQSALQTGKLVEVLPDWQPTGAFADHIYAIRPYSLHIPRAVNLFVSHLRETLKAGFRLPQA; from the coding sequence ATGGATACGCAAAAAGCCGAATCGCTCTGGACGCACCTGCACTGGCTGATAGTGCTGGGCCAGCAGGGCAGCTACACCGCCGCAGCGGCCCGGCTGGGCGTGAGCAAGGCCGCCATGAGCCAGCGCATTGCCGAACTGGAGCGCGCAGCGGGCGTGCCCCTGGTGCGCCGCACCACGCGCAGCATGCGGCTCACCGAGGCCGGCCAGCAGCTCGTCGACCAGACCCGGGAGCCCTTCGAGCAGATCGCCCATAGTTTTTTGAAGGCCCAGGACCATGCAGGCGAACCGCGCGGCCTGGTGCGCGTGACGGCACCCGTAGCCTTGGGGCGGCAGCAGCTGTTGCCAAGGTTGGCCGACTTCCTGCTCGCGCATCCATCGATCCGCATCGAGATGGAGCTTTCCGATCGTCTCAGCTCGCTTGCGACGGAAGGCTTCGACCTGGCGGTGCGGCACGCCGCTTCGCCGCCCGATACGCATGTGGCCTGGCGGCTCTGCGAGACCCGATCCGTGCTGGTGGCCAGCCGGGCCTACCTGCGCCGCAAGGGAACACCGCTGGCGCCGGCCATGCTGGCGGAGCACGATTGCCTGCACTATCCCCGCGGGCAAGAAACGAATGTGTGGTCATTCGAGCGGCGCAACGCCCGGGCACGCCAGGCCGAGCGCATGACCGTGCCCATTGCCGGCCCGCTCGCGGCCAACAACAGCGAAGCGCTTCGCGACGCCGCGCAGGCCGGCCTGGGCATTGCCTTGCTGCCCGACTTCAGTGCGCAGTCGGCCTTGCAAACAGGCAAGCTGGTCGAGGTGCTGCCCGACTGGCAGCCCACGGGTGCATTCGCGGACCATATCTACGCCATTCGGCCGTACTCGCTGCACATACCGCGTGCGGTCAATCTATTCGTGAGCCACCTGCGCGAAACCCTCAAGGCAGGGTTCCGCTTGCCGCAGGCCTGA